Proteins encoded in a region of the Thunnus maccoyii chromosome 4, fThuMac1.1, whole genome shotgun sequence genome:
- the LOC121896094 gene encoding ceramide synthase 5-like isoform X2, with translation MFCAWFWNERFWLPENVSWVDLEHPPPGVEYPRVGQILYALPLAVGVFLLRLLFERLVAKPCAHILQIQAGVHRQAQPNAVLERVYQSKTCPDTRQLEGLSKQLDWDVRKIQRWFRIRRNQDKPSMQKKFCESMWRFTFYLGIFIYAIHHLWTSPWMWDVRQCWHKYPLQPLSPGQYNHYVAELAFYWSLMFSQFIDVKRKDFIIMLVHHLATIILITFSYANNMIRMGTMVMCVHDASDIFLEAAKLANYAKYQRLCDGLFVVFSISFFLTRLVIYPFWIVYSVLFDSWEIAGPYQSWWLFNGLLLVLQVLHIIWFYLIARIAIKAIFKGKVSKDDRSDIDSSSDEEINSSCSKKPSQTLKPKDGSHTGILNGDSHDH, from the exons ATGTTTTGTG CCTGGTTTTGGAATGAGAGATTTTGGCTTCCCGAAAATGTTTCGTGGGTGGACCTGGAGCATCCGCCACCCGGCGTGGAGTATCCCCGGGTGGGACAGATACTGTACGCCCTGCCGCTGGCCGTCGGAGTTTTTCTTCTGAGACTGCTTTTTGAAAG GCTAGTGGCCAAGCCCTGTGCCCACATACTTCAGATTCAGGCGGGAGTGCATCGGCAAGCTCAACCCAATGCTGTCCTGGAGAGGGTGTATCAGTCTAAAACG TGTCCAGACACAAGGCAACTGGAGGGACTTTCCAAGCAGCTGGACTGGGATGTACGGAAAATTCAGAGATGGTTTCGCATCCGTCGCAACCAAGACAAGCCCAGTATGCAGAAAAAGTTCTGTGAGAGCAT GTGGCGATTTACATTTTACCTGGGGATTTTTATCTATGCCATTCACCATTTGTGGACG TCTCCCTGGATGTGGGACGTCAGGCAGTGCTGGCACAAGTATCCTCTTCAg CCGCTGAGTCCCGGACAATACAATCACTATGTGGCAGAGCTGGCTTTCTATTGGTCTCTGATGTTTTCCCAGTTCATAGACGTAAAGCGTAAG GATTTCATCATCATGCTTGTCCACCACCTGGCCACCATAATCCTCATCACATTCTCCTACGCCAACAACATGATAAGAATGGGTACTATGgtcatgtgtgtgcatgatgcATCTGACATCTTTCTTGAG GCAGCCAAGCTGGCCAACTATGCCAAATACCAGCGGCTATGTGATGGCCTGTTTGTGGTGTTCAGCATAAGCTTTTTCCTCACTCGACTTGTCATCTATCCTTTCTG gattgtttacagtgttttgtttgacagCTGGGAGATAGCTGGGCCATACCAGTCCTGGTGGCTGTTCAATGGGTTGCTGTTGGTCCTGCAGGTTCTTCACATTATCTGGTTCTACCTCATCGCTCGCATTGCTATCAAAGCCATATTCAAGGGAAAG gtgtCAAAAGACGACCGCAGTGACATCGATAGCAGCTCGGACGAG
- the LOC121896094 gene encoding ceramide synthase 5-like isoform X1, producing the protein MTSSISAWFWNERFWLPENVSWVDLEHPPPGVEYPRVGQILYALPLAVGVFLLRLLFERLVAKPCAHILQIQAGVHRQAQPNAVLERVYQSKTCPDTRQLEGLSKQLDWDVRKIQRWFRIRRNQDKPSMQKKFCESMWRFTFYLGIFIYAIHHLWTSPWMWDVRQCWHKYPLQPLSPGQYNHYVAELAFYWSLMFSQFIDVKRKDFIIMLVHHLATIILITFSYANNMIRMGTMVMCVHDASDIFLEAAKLANYAKYQRLCDGLFVVFSISFFLTRLVIYPFWIVYSVLFDSWEIAGPYQSWWLFNGLLLVLQVLHIIWFYLIARIAIKAIFKGKVSKDDRSDIDSSSDEEINSSCSKKPSQTLKPKDGSHTGILNGDSHDH; encoded by the exons ATGACTTCCTCTATCTCAGCCTGGTTTTGGAATGAGAGATTTTGGCTTCCCGAAAATGTTTCGTGGGTGGACCTGGAGCATCCGCCACCCGGCGTGGAGTATCCCCGGGTGGGACAGATACTGTACGCCCTGCCGCTGGCCGTCGGAGTTTTTCTTCTGAGACTGCTTTTTGAAAG GCTAGTGGCCAAGCCCTGTGCCCACATACTTCAGATTCAGGCGGGAGTGCATCGGCAAGCTCAACCCAATGCTGTCCTGGAGAGGGTGTATCAGTCTAAAACG TGTCCAGACACAAGGCAACTGGAGGGACTTTCCAAGCAGCTGGACTGGGATGTACGGAAAATTCAGAGATGGTTTCGCATCCGTCGCAACCAAGACAAGCCCAGTATGCAGAAAAAGTTCTGTGAGAGCAT GTGGCGATTTACATTTTACCTGGGGATTTTTATCTATGCCATTCACCATTTGTGGACG TCTCCCTGGATGTGGGACGTCAGGCAGTGCTGGCACAAGTATCCTCTTCAg CCGCTGAGTCCCGGACAATACAATCACTATGTGGCAGAGCTGGCTTTCTATTGGTCTCTGATGTTTTCCCAGTTCATAGACGTAAAGCGTAAG GATTTCATCATCATGCTTGTCCACCACCTGGCCACCATAATCCTCATCACATTCTCCTACGCCAACAACATGATAAGAATGGGTACTATGgtcatgtgtgtgcatgatgcATCTGACATCTTTCTTGAG GCAGCCAAGCTGGCCAACTATGCCAAATACCAGCGGCTATGTGATGGCCTGTTTGTGGTGTTCAGCATAAGCTTTTTCCTCACTCGACTTGTCATCTATCCTTTCTG gattgtttacagtgttttgtttgacagCTGGGAGATAGCTGGGCCATACCAGTCCTGGTGGCTGTTCAATGGGTTGCTGTTGGTCCTGCAGGTTCTTCACATTATCTGGTTCTACCTCATCGCTCGCATTGCTATCAAAGCCATATTCAAGGGAAAG gtgtCAAAAGACGACCGCAGTGACATCGATAGCAGCTCGGACGAG